A region of uncultured Anaeromusa sp. DNA encodes the following proteins:
- a CDS encoding ABC transporter permease has protein sequence MSQVHVSKGIPLPEATESRWRAVLRDRDLWWPLVALVILAGEHFLVPNRQSVFQGKAAFIILLQGIAVLYALSLAAAWRKASWQETVRRKTPLAAAFLGGLAFWDVVTLKLALLPLPYFPSPRVVLAALVSEWETLLVSAAYSLRLLVLGYGIGLLVGLPTGVLMGWSPRAHYWLNPALRFIGPIPATAWIPLAMVVFPSSFTASIFLVALSCWFPITVMTWSGVASVNKSYYEVARSLGASEWYLIRHVALPAALPTIFVGLFMGLGMAFVTLVVGEMLGVKAGLGWFITWAQGWAEYGKVYAALLVMAILFSGIITLLFRFRDRVLVWQKGLIKW, from the coding sequence ATGTCGCAAGTACATGTTTCCAAAGGAATTCCGCTGCCGGAAGCGACGGAAAGCCGCTGGCGTGCCGTGCTGCGTGACCGTGACTTGTGGTGGCCGCTAGTGGCGTTAGTCATTTTAGCAGGTGAACATTTTCTGGTTCCTAACAGGCAGTCCGTTTTTCAAGGCAAAGCAGCGTTCATCATTTTGTTGCAGGGGATTGCAGTACTATACGCGCTGTCCCTGGCGGCTGCTTGGCGCAAGGCCTCCTGGCAAGAGACGGTACGGCGCAAAACGCCCTTGGCCGCGGCCTTTTTAGGGGGGCTGGCGTTTTGGGATGTGGTGACGCTGAAACTAGCGTTACTGCCGCTGCCATATTTTCCTTCGCCGAGGGTAGTGTTGGCCGCATTGGTCAGCGAGTGGGAAACACTGCTGGTTAGTGCGGCGTACTCGCTGCGGCTGCTGGTGCTGGGGTATGGCATCGGTCTTTTGGTTGGCTTGCCCACAGGCGTGCTGATGGGTTGGTCGCCGCGGGCGCATTACTGGCTGAATCCGGCGCTGCGTTTCATCGGTCCTATTCCGGCGACTGCTTGGATTCCTTTAGCGATGGTGGTATTTCCCAGCAGTTTTACGGCCAGTATTTTTTTGGTGGCCTTGTCTTGCTGGTTCCCTATTACTGTCATGACTTGGTCTGGTGTGGCCAGCGTCAACAAGTCCTACTATGAAGTGGCTCGCAGTTTGGGCGCCAGCGAGTGGTATCTTATCCGCCATGTGGCGCTCCCTGCGGCATTGCCCACAATTTTTGTGGGGCTTTTCATGGGGTTGGGCATGGCGTTTGTCACGCTGGTTGTCGGTGAAATGCTGGGGGTTAAAGCGGGGCTAGGCTGGTTCATTACCTGGGCACAGGGCTGGGCGGAGTACGGCAAGGTGTATGCGGCTCTTTTGGTTATGGCTATTTTGTTTTCCGGCATTATCACCTTGCTTTTCCGTTTTCGAGATCGCGTGCTGGTATGGCAGAAAGGATTGATTAAATGGTGA
- the metA gene encoding homoserine O-succinyltransferase produces MPIKIPNRLPARSVLEGENIFIMDEDRAYSQDIRPLKLLLLNLMPTKIITETQLLRLLGNTPLQVEIDLLYTASYEPNNTSQEHLVKFYETFQDVKNRKYDGMIITGAPVEQMPFEEVAYWPELCEIMEWSKTHVYSTMHICWGAQAGLYYHYGVPKVDLPDKMFGVFPHRCVATEREPLLRGLDDVFYVPHSRHTDICRQSLEQVRELRILAESVESGVYLVADATGRQIFLTGHVEYDALTLHKEYERDVAKGLDIAVPRNYYPQDDPAQKPLVTWRSAAHLLFANWLNYYMYQDTPYDLESL; encoded by the coding sequence ATGCCGATTAAAATCCCCAATCGCCTGCCGGCGCGTAGCGTGTTGGAAGGCGAAAATATTTTCATTATGGATGAGGACCGGGCGTATTCCCAGGATATCCGCCCGTTGAAGTTGCTGTTGCTCAATCTAATGCCGACGAAAATCATCACAGAAACCCAATTGCTGCGTCTTTTGGGGAATACACCACTGCAAGTGGAAATTGATTTGTTGTATACGGCATCCTATGAACCAAACAATACGTCGCAAGAGCATCTGGTTAAATTCTATGAGACCTTTCAAGATGTAAAGAATCGCAAATATGACGGTATGATCATCACCGGCGCTCCGGTGGAACAGATGCCTTTTGAGGAAGTGGCGTACTGGCCGGAACTTTGTGAAATTATGGAATGGTCAAAGACCCATGTATACTCGACCATGCACATTTGCTGGGGAGCGCAGGCTGGGTTGTACTATCACTATGGCGTGCCGAAAGTGGATCTGCCGGATAAGATGTTTGGTGTCTTTCCGCATCGTTGCGTGGCTACGGAACGAGAACCGCTGTTGCGCGGCTTAGACGATGTTTTTTACGTGCCTCATTCGCGGCATACCGATATCTGTAGACAGTCGCTGGAGCAGGTGCGAGAGCTTCGCATCCTGGCAGAATCGGTGGAGTCTGGCGTCTATCTTGTAGCGGATGCTACGGGGAGGCAGATTTTTTTGACCGGCCATGTAGAATACGACGCACTGACTTTGCATAAAGAGTATGAGCGCGATGTTGCCAAAGGGTTGGACATTGCAGTACCCCGCAACTATTATCCCCAGGACGATCCGGCGCAGAAACCGCTAGTTACCTGGCGCAGTGCGGCACATTTGCTTTTCGCCAACTGGCTCAATTACTATATGTATCAGGATACGCCGTATGATTTAGAGTCCTTATGA
- a CDS encoding HD domain-containing phosphohydrolase, with amino-acid sequence MAERKKIRLSLQEVQPGMAVAEPICLEGEKIAFLAEGALLTERILELLRLRGQDAVVVYVPAANDANFAMQTLFRETYQSLLGTLEGVFQQLRYGGVVEKESLDLLAEETMVVVHQPDIFSLLSMAGQGRESFLHHSLNVGLLCGLLAIWQSYDETMVRDAVTAGLLHDMGKSRVPEHILEKHDVLLAHEQHVMHCHPFHSYQLLLGVSVPDRVCRAALHHHERLDGSGYPEGLKGDDISPLAQLVAIADVYDAMVSPRPYREAHSPLEALEELLQGMFERFNPAICMKMADRLKDLLLGATVVLDDGREGVIRQFPHSLSPRPLIELPAGMYLDLDREPDLGLVAIHGLQGTWGSRGGVESGNC; translated from the coding sequence ATGGCAGAGAGGAAGAAAATCCGACTTTCTTTGCAAGAGGTGCAGCCGGGAATGGCTGTGGCGGAACCGATCTGCCTGGAAGGTGAGAAAATCGCCTTTTTGGCGGAAGGAGCGTTGTTGACGGAACGTATTTTAGAACTATTGCGCTTGCGAGGACAAGACGCAGTGGTGGTATATGTTCCGGCTGCGAATGATGCGAATTTTGCTATGCAGACGTTGTTCCGCGAAACATACCAAAGCTTGTTAGGAACGTTGGAGGGAGTCTTTCAGCAGCTACGCTATGGCGGCGTAGTTGAAAAAGAAAGCTTAGATTTACTGGCAGAAGAGACGATGGTTGTTGTGCATCAACCCGATATTTTTTCACTTTTAAGCATGGCTGGCCAGGGGCGGGAGTCATTCTTACATCATAGCTTGAATGTGGGCCTTTTATGCGGTTTGTTGGCGATTTGGCAAAGCTACGATGAAACCATGGTGCGTGATGCCGTAACGGCCGGACTGCTTCATGATATGGGAAAAAGCCGGGTGCCGGAGCATATTTTAGAGAAGCACGACGTGCTTTTGGCGCATGAACAGCATGTGATGCATTGCCATCCGTTTCACAGTTACCAATTGCTATTAGGAGTCAGTGTGCCGGATCGGGTGTGCCGGGCGGCCCTGCATCACCATGAGCGTCTGGATGGCAGCGGCTATCCAGAAGGGCTCAAGGGTGATGATATCTCGCCATTGGCACAACTGGTGGCGATTGCGGACGTATATGATGCTATGGTTTCGCCCAGACCATATCGTGAGGCTCATTCGCCGCTAGAGGCGTTGGAAGAATTGCTGCAGGGTATGTTTGAACGTTTTAATCCTGCTATTTGCATGAAAATGGCGGATCGTCTTAAGGATTTGCTTTTAGGGGCGACGGTTGTGCTGGATGACGGAAGGGAAGGCGTGATTCGTCAATTCCCGCACTCCCTTAGTCCGAGGCCCTTGATTGAATTACCGGCAGGGATGTATCTGGATCTGGATCGGGAGCCGGATTTGGGCTTGGTGGCTATTCATGGTTTGCAAGGGACTTGGGGAAGCCGGGGTGGAGTGGAAAGTGGAAATTGTTAA
- a CDS encoding XRE family transcriptional regulator, whose product MTASIGSQIKELRRRRGLTLREVAQKTGLSTGFLSQLERDLTDIAVDSLRKIAVALDVEPSLFFSSPPLGKKRLLRSYDRQTAHIEPGRFIHYHLTNQAESKAMLPRLVELLPLNKEESILPYSHDGEEFIYVLEGVLTLVLDGERQELCPGDSAHYPSSLPHNWGNLTNKCVRFLVVSHPNPH is encoded by the coding sequence ATGACAGCTTCCATTGGTTCGCAAATAAAGGAACTGCGCCGCCGCCGCGGTCTTACACTGCGGGAAGTAGCGCAAAAGACAGGCTTATCTACGGGTTTTCTCTCTCAACTGGAAAGAGACCTCACCGATATTGCCGTAGACTCCCTGCGTAAAATCGCGGTAGCCCTCGATGTAGAACCTAGTTTATTTTTTAGCAGCCCTCCTCTTGGTAAAAAGCGTTTGCTACGCAGCTATGACCGTCAAACCGCCCATATCGAACCAGGCCGCTTCATCCATTATCATCTCACCAATCAAGCCGAGTCCAAGGCCATGCTGCCTCGCCTTGTAGAACTTCTTCCATTAAATAAAGAAGAAAGCATTTTGCCCTACAGCCATGACGGCGAGGAATTCATCTACGTTTTAGAAGGCGTGCTGACGCTTGTTCTTGACGGTGAACGCCAAGAGCTCTGCCCCGGCGACTCCGCTCACTACCCTTCTTCCTTGCCACACAATTGGGGCAACCTTACTAACAAATGCGTCCGCTTCCTCGTCGTTAGCCATCCGAATCCACACTAG
- a CDS encoding glycyl-radical enzyme activating protein: protein MLLFQIQRFCIHDGPGIRTTFFFKGCPLRCLWCHNPESQAFQPQLLHDAEKCITCGYCENVCPNQATPRGQLQRSNCQACGLCCEECLGDARHLAGRQYSLAEALQLALRDEAFYASSGGGITLSGGEPLAQPEAALSLAKAANARGLSVTVDTCGHVPFEHLAAILPYTQLFLYDLKHPDDAEHQRLTGVGNKLILENLRKLSEAGASLSLRLPLVAELNDRSQDLAAWLPLFKTIQPQRIHLLPYHSTGGSKCSRLGYPVFKGQPPSTPILEHWLTTIQSAGHPVQQGG, encoded by the coding sequence ATGCTGCTATTTCAAATTCAACGCTTCTGCATCCACGACGGTCCGGGCATTCGCACAACCTTCTTTTTCAAAGGCTGTCCGCTGCGCTGTCTGTGGTGCCACAATCCAGAAAGCCAAGCATTTCAACCCCAACTGCTGCATGACGCAGAAAAATGCATTACCTGCGGATATTGCGAGAACGTCTGCCCTAACCAAGCGACACCGCGCGGACAACTGCAAAGAAGCAACTGCCAAGCTTGCGGCCTCTGCTGCGAAGAATGCCTGGGAGACGCCCGCCACTTGGCAGGCCGCCAGTACTCCTTGGCAGAGGCTTTGCAGCTGGCCCTGCGGGACGAAGCGTTTTACGCCTCCTCCGGCGGCGGCATTACTTTATCTGGCGGCGAACCGCTGGCGCAGCCGGAGGCAGCCCTCTCTTTAGCCAAAGCCGCCAACGCCCGCGGTCTTTCCGTCACCGTCGACACCTGCGGCCACGTGCCCTTCGAGCATCTCGCGGCCATTCTTCCCTATACGCAGCTCTTTCTTTACGATTTGAAGCATCCAGACGATGCCGAGCACCAACGCCTTACAGGCGTCGGCAACAAACTCATCTTGGAGAATCTGAGAAAACTGTCAGAAGCAGGCGCTTCTCTCTCGCTGCGTCTGCCCCTTGTGGCTGAACTCAATGACCGTTCCCAAGACCTTGCTGCCTGGCTGCCGCTGTTTAAAACCATTCAGCCGCAGCGCATCCATTTGCTTCCTTATCATAGCACCGGCGGCTCCAAATGCAGCCGCCTAGGTTATCCAGTTTTCAAGGGTCAGCCCCCATCAACTCCCATCCTAGAACATTGGCTTACTACCATTCAGAGCGCCGGCCACCCGGTGCAACAAGGAGGATAA
- the hypD gene encoding trans-4-hydroxy-L-proline dehydratase, which produces MKQERGMNERIRSLRKESTTAEPRLSLERSRLVTEAYQKHEGRVPVPILRSLTLQHIMLHKTLYLGPGELLVGEKAEAPQQAPSFPELCCHTEDDLTVMDQREIVYFRVGEDEKKLQKERIIPFWKNRALRGKILDSLPQEWHDCYEAGLFTEFMEQRGPGHTVADGKMYQSGLLDVQKRIDTALASLDPLTDSSYLDKKAQLTGMRIACDAMMLYAARYAALAQELAEKESDPQRKSELQTIAANCLTVPAHAPQTFHQALQMYWFMHIGVTTEINPWDAYSPGRLDQHLIPFYRKDLAEGRLTREQAKELLQCFWIKFNNQPAPPKVGITLKESGTYTDFANLNTGGITPDGNDGVNEVSYLILETMDEMRLLQPSSNVQISRRTPQDFLKKACAISRQGWGQPAFYNTESIVQELLNAGKSLEDARQGGSSGCVETGAFGKEAYILTGYLNLPKILELTLFNGIDPMTDKRLGPATGEAASFSDFDSFYQAYEKQLHYMTDVKVKGNQIIEGLYARYMPVPLLSCLVDDCITNGQDYNAGGARYNTSYIQGVGIGTLTDSLAAIDTLVYKEKKFTLPELVTALHDNFDGHLRLHHLVREKAPRYGNDDDAADELMQQAFRSFHDEVTGRPNGRGGSYRVNMLPTTCHVYFGSVLGASPNGRLAHKPVSEGISPEKSADRLGPTAVIRSAAKMDQLLTGGTLLNQKFNPTAVAGEAGLDHMASLVRAYFSLDGHHIQFNVIDRATLLAAQEHPEDYKDLIVRVAGYSDHFHNLSRELQDEIIERTEQTIS; this is translated from the coding sequence ATGAAACAAGAACGAGGCATGAACGAACGTATCCGCTCCCTGAGAAAAGAAAGCACCACCGCCGAACCTCGGCTTTCCCTGGAACGCAGCCGTTTGGTAACGGAAGCCTATCAAAAGCACGAGGGGCGTGTTCCTGTACCGATATTGCGCTCCCTGACGCTGCAGCACATTATGCTGCACAAAACCCTCTACCTGGGACCCGGCGAGCTGTTGGTAGGCGAAAAAGCAGAAGCGCCCCAGCAAGCGCCTTCTTTTCCCGAGCTTTGCTGCCACACCGAAGACGATCTCACCGTCATGGACCAACGAGAAATTGTGTATTTCCGCGTTGGCGAGGACGAAAAAAAGCTGCAAAAAGAACGAATTATTCCGTTTTGGAAAAATCGCGCCTTGCGCGGCAAGATCTTGGATTCTCTGCCGCAGGAATGGCACGATTGTTATGAAGCCGGCCTTTTCACAGAGTTTATGGAGCAGCGCGGTCCTGGGCACACCGTTGCCGACGGAAAAATGTATCAAAGCGGCCTTTTGGATGTCCAGAAACGAATTGATACCGCCTTGGCCTCACTAGACCCACTGACCGATTCTTCCTATCTAGATAAAAAAGCGCAGCTCACAGGGATGCGCATTGCCTGCGACGCCATGATGCTCTATGCCGCCCGCTATGCCGCCTTGGCACAGGAGCTAGCGGAAAAAGAAAGCGATCCGCAGCGGAAAAGCGAGCTACAAACCATTGCTGCCAACTGCCTCACCGTACCGGCGCATGCGCCGCAAACGTTCCATCAGGCGCTGCAGATGTATTGGTTTATGCACATCGGTGTAACGACAGAAATCAATCCCTGGGACGCTTACAGCCCTGGCCGCCTAGATCAGCACCTGATTCCCTTTTATCGTAAAGACCTGGCCGAAGGACGCCTGACGCGCGAACAAGCCAAAGAACTGCTGCAATGCTTCTGGATTAAATTCAATAATCAGCCCGCTCCTCCCAAAGTAGGCATTACCCTCAAAGAAAGCGGCACCTACACGGACTTTGCCAATCTCAACACCGGCGGCATCACTCCCGATGGCAACGACGGCGTTAACGAAGTATCCTATCTGATTTTAGAAACGATGGACGAGATGCGCCTGCTGCAGCCTAGTTCCAATGTGCAGATCAGCCGCCGCACACCGCAGGATTTCCTCAAAAAAGCCTGCGCCATTTCCCGCCAAGGTTGGGGCCAACCCGCTTTTTACAACACCGAAAGCATTGTGCAAGAACTGCTTAACGCCGGTAAATCCCTTGAAGACGCACGCCAAGGCGGCTCTAGCGGTTGCGTGGAGACAGGCGCTTTCGGCAAGGAAGCCTATATCCTAACCGGCTATCTCAACCTCCCCAAAATTCTGGAGCTCACCCTCTTTAACGGCATTGACCCGATGACCGACAAACGCCTAGGCCCAGCAACCGGTGAAGCAGCTTCTTTCAGCGATTTTGACTCTTTCTATCAAGCTTATGAAAAGCAACTGCACTATATGACAGATGTCAAAGTAAAAGGCAATCAAATCATCGAAGGCCTTTATGCCCGCTATATGCCTGTGCCCCTTCTCTCCTGCCTCGTAGACGACTGCATCACCAACGGCCAAGACTACAATGCAGGCGGCGCTCGCTACAACACCAGCTATATCCAAGGCGTCGGCATCGGTACCCTTACCGACAGCCTCGCCGCCATCGACACCTTGGTATACAAAGAGAAAAAATTCACCCTCCCCGAACTAGTTACGGCTCTGCACGATAATTTTGACGGCCATCTACGCCTGCACCATTTAGTGCGGGAAAAAGCCCCCCGCTACGGCAACGACGACGATGCCGCTGATGAGCTGATGCAGCAAGCCTTTCGTTCGTTCCACGACGAAGTCACCGGCCGCCCCAATGGCCGCGGTGGCAGCTACCGTGTCAACATGCTGCCTACCACCTGCCATGTGTACTTCGGCTCCGTCCTCGGCGCCAGCCCTAATGGTCGTTTGGCGCACAAGCCGGTATCTGAAGGCATTTCACCTGAAAAAAGTGCTGACCGCCTTGGGCCTACCGCCGTCATCCGCTCAGCGGCCAAGATGGATCAACTGCTCACTGGCGGGACCCTGCTCAATCAGAAATTTAATCCTACCGCCGTTGCAGGCGAAGCAGGGCTTGACCACATGGCCTCTCTTGTACGCGCCTACTTCTCCCTGGACGGCCATCACATTCAATTTAATGTCATTGATCGGGCCACACTCCTAGCCGCCCAGGAACACCCTGAAGACTACAAGGATCTCATCGTCCGCGTTGCCGGTTACAGTGACCACTTCCATAATCTTAGCCGGGAATTGCAGGATGAAATCATCGAACGCACAGAGCAGACGATCTCTTAA
- the hpdA gene encoding 4-hydroxyphenylacetate decarboxylase activase produces the protein MEEVVRKRQGLISSIQSYSLHDGPGCRTTVFLAGCFLQCTWCANPETWELKQQVMYAPGKCVRAKGCAGCLKKCVRDGVSVEEDGIRLDWGKCRTCMEFACAEACPTEALRKCGEWYRVEEVMQRLERERDFWGPGGGVTFSGGEPFFQGRFLQELLDACKRKNLHTAIETTAYVATEAFLAAMNFVDFAFIDVKHMDDKRHQAGTGVSNQLILSNIAKLRRGGWNGRLVLRIPVIAGFNDTLENMTATADFMDSLGLYEINLLPFHRLGDSKWEQLGKPYAHRQETATSPQVLERLQQVFLARKIACYVGSQTAF, from the coding sequence ATGGAGGAAGTAGTACGTAAGCGGCAGGGCCTTATATCCAGTATTCAAAGCTACTCGCTTCACGACGGACCGGGTTGTAGAACTACTGTTTTTTTGGCGGGCTGCTTTCTACAGTGTACTTGGTGTGCTAATCCAGAGACATGGGAGTTGAAGCAGCAAGTCATGTATGCGCCGGGGAAATGTGTGCGTGCTAAAGGCTGCGCCGGCTGCTTGAAAAAATGTGTTCGTGATGGCGTGAGCGTTGAAGAGGATGGTATTCGCCTGGATTGGGGAAAATGCCGTACTTGCATGGAATTTGCCTGCGCTGAAGCGTGCCCGACCGAGGCTTTGCGTAAGTGCGGCGAGTGGTATCGTGTAGAAGAAGTGATGCAGCGTCTGGAGCGAGAGCGGGATTTTTGGGGTCCGGGCGGCGGGGTTACCTTCAGCGGCGGAGAACCGTTTTTTCAGGGCCGATTTTTACAAGAACTACTGGATGCTTGCAAAAGAAAAAACTTGCATACCGCCATAGAAACGACGGCGTATGTAGCGACGGAAGCGTTTTTAGCGGCCATGAATTTTGTTGATTTTGCCTTTATTGACGTGAAGCACATGGACGACAAACGCCATCAAGCAGGGACTGGTGTAAGTAATCAGCTGATTCTCTCTAATATTGCCAAGTTGCGGCGGGGCGGTTGGAACGGGCGCTTGGTGTTGCGCATCCCGGTGATTGCCGGCTTCAATGACACTCTGGAAAATATGACCGCTACAGCAGACTTTATGGATTCTTTGGGCCTGTATGAGATCAATTTGCTGCCTTTTCATCGGTTAGGCGATTCCAAATGGGAACAGTTGGGGAAACCTTATGCGCATCGCCAAGAGACGGCGACGTCGCCGCAGGTTCTGGAGAGGTTGCAACAGGTTTTTTTAGCGCGAAAAATCGCCTGTTATGTAGGGAGTCAAACTGCATTTTGA
- the hpdC gene encoding 4-hydroxyphenylacetate decarboxylase small subunit: MAETVKKHSDCENFAFVDVAKGICRLTRERVLIDAAVCGKFEQIPTCGQCAAFKNSNADGIGLCQGLSKEYWTDEHYHAALCEGYVSEK, from the coding sequence GTGGCGGAAACAGTAAAGAAACATAGTGACTGCGAAAACTTTGCTTTTGTGGACGTGGCTAAAGGCATTTGCCGACTGACAAGGGAGCGGGTATTAATTGACGCGGCTGTGTGCGGGAAATTTGAGCAGATTCCCACTTGCGGGCAATGCGCCGCCTTTAAAAATTCGAATGCCGACGGAATCGGCTTGTGCCAAGGATTATCCAAGGAATACTGGACGGATGAGCACTATCATGCCGCGCTGTGCGAAGGCTATGTAAGCGAAAAATAG